In Sphaeramia orbicularis chromosome 9, fSphaOr1.1, whole genome shotgun sequence, the sequence TGAAGGGGTGTTACTATCAGAGGCTTTTGTTTGGGGTATAATCCATTTGAAATGCAGTTATCTGTTATAACTTATAGACAGGTTTGGAGCCAAGCTTGGCTCTGAGCAGGGACCCGGCCCAGATGCTTGGCACAGCCACTGAGGCTGCCTGGCCTACAGCAGCAGCTACATTTGGGCGCTGGTTTTGTCTCTTGTGTGTGTCCCAACAAATTATCCATTAACAGACGGCACAGAGAGCTCGGTTCTGTTGCCTTCTATACCCTTTCTCTTAATCTCTGTGTGTCAGCCACTTTTTCTGGCTCTTTATCTCTCCCCATCAGCCTCTTCACTTCCCTCTCAACCTCTTCTCAAGACACTGTTTGGATATGCATGTTAAACCCTTAGATGATAGTAATGGGGCTAATGTACTGGGtactctgaaattaacattactAATTCAAAAAAATGAACATGGGCAGATTGTCCTTGTTGTAATTATTTTATGAATGCTGCAAAAATGCATTAACTTCCTTTACAGCCAGATTTCGCTAAGGTTATTTCAACGGTGTTTCATCTATGACACTATGAACTCCAGTCCGGTCTGCTCGACCTACAATAGCATATATTAGATTTTCTGGAGACTCACTGAATGCTGGATTTTCAACAGGCCAGGCGGCCAATCATAAAATGTTCAACACTGTACTTCTGGGCTTTGAAGCAGTAAAAACTCTTCTTAAAAAGGGAATGTTTTTGGACACACAGAAagtagacatgtttttttttttttctattacagTTTATACAACAAGAGAAGACGATTGATGTTAAACACACTGTACcagaggttaacccataaagacccagtgttagttttgtggcagttccaaaatattttgttctctatatttaacgtgatttatcaatatttattatgacgtaatcctctgtattttgtgttttttttgtcagtgcacatcaggcattttcctatatttgatttactgaccatgtaaatgttcataaaaacataaaaagtgcctccatccactgtcattgatccaattccatgggttttactggttaatcagtgttgtagaagatgaaagtgtttccaagttcattacagagcctctgaacgtccaaatgggtcatatctgatgaccatgaaaagatgacaaactgcattttacaccaattatttacatgtactgataggattagtggatcaacaggtactaattagtttagatcagtagagagTTTTGGTCGTCGATGGCtgttagggtctttatgggttatcgGTATTTCTAATCTATGTTAAATGTCCTGAGTCTAAGATTTAATGGGATTTAGGAGGATATAATGACAGAAAGGTATTAAATATGCTATtaacaattatgttttcacataGAGGTTGATATAATAATAGATAATAGTAGATTTTTAAAGGATGATTCAATAACAGTAATAGAGCTTGGAGCTAGAAAAGCCAGTACTGATTAATAGTCGGATATCCCTGCTGCTCCCTATAAATATTTTAACAATGAAAATATatgtttaaaattaatttattacaaatCACATTGCTGTTGAACTGAACATATACACTATACATGTTTGTCACTGAACATCAAGCTCGAGATTATGAATAAACATGGAACTAAATGTAAAACTAACCATGTTTTCATTAGTGGGTAATCACATAAAGATTGGAATTGTCATGTTTCTGTTATCTaagtgtgatggcttttttttttttgcagtagctTGAAGCGAACGTCCTCATGTTCTTTTTTGCATCACTGTTACCTACTATGTATGAATATGGGTCAAAATAAGGAGAAAACCCTCCAGAACATTCTTCTGTAGCTGTCTCCTcatggtccaaatcaaaagactatatATAAATATGAATGACTGTTTCACAGCGGTGTGAATAAAATGAAGCCACTGTCAAGCCATTGAATAGAGCTGTACAGTCACATCGGTTGAATTTTAATGTTGAtaggtaattacagctgtcaatcgcATATTTAACTGCGCAGAGGTCTTGTGTCCTCCTAGACCACTTGAATCATAATATTCCAGAAGgtaattattgaatgtctgcCCATTCAGTCTAAAAATAACTATCAAGCCACATAGCTTTAATATCTCCTTacctaaaaagaacaaaaactaaaaaaataagataTACAGAACATACCtatagaaaatattaaaaacaaaattcaaAATTACAGGCGATCATGAGTGACAGATGGAGCAACCAAACAAAAACGTCAGCTCATCACTTTAGATTAGTAAAAGCTTCCAGTATCCAAGGTGCTACCATTTAGATATAATGAATAAAGAGGCCTGTTTTCAGTTTCACTGTCTGGGAAAAGCAGTACCATTCAGTTGCAGTATGGGTCATTGTTTGCCAGTTTGATCAGTGCCTACTGACAGACTCAAATGTGAAAGATTGTGTGGTGTTTTCTTTAAATACAGTCACGATGCATATCATTTCAAACATCACTGACTTTATAAATATCTTGATTTTCTGGTAGATCAGGAGCTTTCCTTCCAAATCCACATCAGAAACCTGGTTTGTAAATTGAGGGTGAAGATAGGTTTCTACTATGGAAATAAATCCTGCTTCTCAGTCAGAGCTCATAAATACCTGGTTACAGCTACTTTTACTAATGTTTACTACTAATGTTAGATTATGGTGATGTCTTGTAAATGAATGCCTCTGCCAAATGTTTACAGTCCTTAAATACTGTTTACCATTGAGCACTACGCTTTTTTAACTGGTTGTAATCGCATGCTAAAGCTGAGTGGCCATCTTTGAATTCATGAAGGTTGACCCATTGGTTAACTTTAACCTACAAAGCTCTTCTAGGTATGGTACCGTTATACCTATCCTCTTTTCTCCAAAGATCAACCAGTCAATATTCTTTACGATCTTGTAATCTATATTATTTGAATGTACCCAAAGGTAGAACTGAATTGGGGAAGCGAGCTTTTAGCTTTGCTGCCCCCTCTGCCTGGAATACACTTCAACTGGAGCTGAAAGTGCCAGAACTTATGTCATTTCAAGCTTTTTGATCCATCTTACGGACAAGACAGTGAGAGTCAATcggacagtgcctgtgtttttaaattgctgtaACCTCaacttaatttttgcactttatcaaCTGCACTTTAAAAAACTGTCTAACTTTTCTGCTATGGTAAACGGACACTtaacaattcctcacattcacccaatCACACACATACTCATACACCAATCAGCAGCTgatgccatgcaaggcgctgccagggaacaatttagggttcagtgtcttgcccaaggacacttcaacatgtggagccaggattcgaaccaccagccctttggtcattggacgacccactctatcAACTGAGCCATAGCTGCCACACTGTTATGACCatattattactgtttgttttaatttattgttactacctgtctgtaaaacctgttttctttcatggCGTGGTGTGtgctcttggccaggtcacccttatAAAAGAGATTTTGATCTCAATGGGattctatctggttaaataaaggtctaataataaaaaaaaatgtttgtgggTTTTAATGTAAGTATGCATTATTGTAACTGTCACCAGGCTTCAAGGTGCCACCAAACCTAATCTTCTACCTTTACTGCTCTTTAATATTTCCCTTTGCAACCTCTGAAAACAAATTTCCTTTTGGAATGAAAGCGATTGTGTATCTCTCTGGATCCAAACAAATATTTTGGAGCCCTGAAACAAATGCTCATATTACAGTCTGTTGCACATGAGATGAACATTTCTGCCATTTTGTCTTAATTATGGTTTTCTTAGAGCTCTTCTCCTTCAGATcaacctacatctgtatgtagGTTGAAAATGATTCAGTGTTTTGTGAGAAGTGTTGACTGAGCTATGTCACATTTGATGTCTTCCTTTCCACATTTGAACATTATGTCCAGAGTTGCATTACTGCCTCTGGTTGAATGTTTTTGCTCATCGcagtgaacaaatgaatgaatttcTCATGTAATTTTTGCAAGAATTCAAattctttattaaatgtttgtttttctctctgtcAAAGCGAGGTTATTTGTGTTGAATTAATTAACACCATGAGGATTTGTTTTCTGCACCATTTTGAGATTTTATCAATTTCTGACTTGTGTATTGAGACTATTGCATGTGCTCTGTGCCTTTCCCATCTGTTGTACCTGCGGGTTTGTCTTTGTCATTTGCTGTCTGTTATATGCAAAAGAGATGTATTTCATTCATCCGAAGAGCTAGTTTTTCAGATGCAACATTCGTCTGTTCTTGGCTTTCATGGTGCAGTCGGTTTTGTCTCTTCACCTAGTCCTGATGGTGCACGAGATTATAGCAGTATATCACTTAAGTCAGAGTCTGGCAGGCTCATGGCTGCTCCCATAAATTGCAGTGACGTTCCATTCTCCTAAGCGTGGGTTGTCTTAATCCTCAATCTCATAAATCAATGTCTAAAAaccaaaatgttttaaaatgcatctcTAAATTTTATATAATGAGATTTCCAATTCATCAGTTAAGAACTTGAGAGGATGTAGAGCAAAAAGTCTTGTACCCTTTTTTCCTCTAAGGCCAGTTGTTTGTGTTTCAGCAGCTAAAGAAGCAGCTTTGTGAAGATCCATTAGCCATTTTAGATCTAGCATTTACACGATAAGATCAGCTTACTGATCATCAttttgtttataaaaaaaaaaaaaaaaaagcgcaaatATGTTGGGCTGGTCATGTTTGGATGTCACTTTACTGCAACATTTACCAGGAAACAATGTAGTCTTAAAGTTGGCGCTGTTATGGAAAACCATAGATGTACAGAACTGTACAGAAGCTATTGCTTTTTACagagttgaaatgagcatacatattgaTTTCTCATTCTCTATtgttcagatacaacaagaaaatcctgggaatatgtgcacagccttaaatgacacaaaagaaactgaactaaatgggttgtaaaggttaaagtgactatttagtgtgacctctgaccccatgacgagAAGCAACACTaacaattacactgaacaaaaatataaacgcaccacttttgtttttgctcccatttttcatgagctgaactcaaagatctaaaactttttttatgtacacaaaaggcctatttctctcaaatattgttcataaatttgtctaaatctgtgttagtgagcacttctcctttgtcctttgctgagataatccatccacctcacaggtgtggcagatcaagatgctgattagacagcaggattattgcacaggtgtgacgtaggctggccacaataaaaggccactctaaaatgtgcagttttactgtattgggtggtccaggggggtcagaaaaccagtcagtatttggtgtgaccaccattttcctcgcacagtcttcttcatgaattctctgaaacagctttggagatggcttatggtagagaaatgaacattcaattcacaggcaaaagctctggtggagattcctgaagtcagcatgccaattgcatattccctcaaaacttgtgacatctgtggtattgtgctgtgtgataaaactgcacattttggagtggccctttattgtggccagcctaaggcacacctgtgcaaaaatcatgctgtctaatcagcatcttgatatgccacacctgtgaggtggatggattatctcagcaaagaagaagtgttcactaacacaaatttagacagatttgtgaacaatatttgagagaaataaaccttgtgtgtacacagaaaaagttttagatctttgagttcagctcatgaaacatgggagcaaaaacaaaagtggtgcgtttatatttttgttcagtgtagaaacatctgatgtgctgaatgaaacctggtataaaacatcagaaaattaatgcaataaatctcaaattgtctgaacaaaagggttaaaaggcACAGGGATGTCACAGTAAATACTAgctctttggtttatagaagcttttTTATCcctgaaacatttgtttttcctgctgcttaCACATTAATCCAgactggatcttaatacagagactgataaATGCAGATGTGggttattagaactttactaaaccagcaaacctaatgttggcctaggacttttgcacagtactgtatatagtGATGATACAATTATCTCTACCCCTAGAGGGACTGCACCTGGAAGCACCTTTAAACATGAGATTTATATTGAGTTATTTCTTTTGAATCATTATCTATTATCAGTCATGTTTTGTTGTAGTTGTTTCATCCTCTTGTTCATTCTTGCTGACCACACTTATAGTGACGATGCCTCTTCTCGTCACCAGGTCGTTCATGACATTGACACCCTGACTTGTGACCTGCAGCTGGAGGAAGACGGGCTAACAGACAGCTCCAAGACAGACACCCTCAACTCCAGCTCGAGCTcaaccaccacaaccaccactGCTTCCAGCCTTGAGAAGATGAAGCTCTTCGCCGAGGACTGCATTTTCAAACCACCCGCATCCATCACCCCGGTCCCTGTCAACCCTCCTGCAGTCTTGACTGTACTCAAAAAACCCCACCCACCCTTACCCCCACCCAGACAGACCCCTCTAAGAGCAGAGGATCATAACATAAAGAATCTGCCTCATCCGACGTTAGTGTTATCAGGGAATCTATCCAAGGCAAACGGGTCTTTATTGAGGAACGGCGGGGTGTTTCCGGTGAAACCAAACAGGGATTTATTCTCCTCTACACCGTGTTTCATTTCTGGTGATAGTGGGATTCCTGAGTCAGGGCTTGTTCCCACATTGCCCAGGCCCATGCCTCTCCTCCGCCATGACAAGAACAAATGTCCCAAGGCACCCAGCAGGGAGCCTCGAGAGCGGGTCCGTTTCAGTGAGAAGGTCCAGTACCATGGTTACTGCCCAGACTGCGACCTCCAATATGATGTGGATGACACAGAACTACATTTACAGGCTGAGTTAAATGACTTGAGACTCAGCCCCGTGCAttgctgctcttcctcctcccctcctcctcatgCTCTGTCTCATGAACTAATGTTGGAAAATGGCTGTCTCCCAGTTAGCCACAGTTTCCCGCCGACAACAAACACTACTCCACCTTGTGtgcctcctcatcctccttccCTCAAGCCCCAGAAAACAATCCTACGCAAATCAACCACCACCACGGTTTGACGCCAGACCCCTCAATGTGTCGGACTTAAACATTCTTGAATCATTCATAGTGTTTTCTACTAAATGAGTGCGTTCTACTCCAGTTGAACTTTGGATTATCCAAACAGAGAGACAGGGTGggaaaacagaaaactaaaggatGGAGAACATCAGTGGAACAGACAGAAAGGCATCGCCATGGGCAttgagatgcacacacacacacagataaggaAGCAGCGGTGAGTATTTGTGCATGAGTGTGTTAggtagagaaaaaaagagaaagagagggaaaagAGAGCATATTGCGTAACTGTCTCTTTACACTGGCTtctcttttatttgtttatgtaaatttatatatttgtgtttgttcacTGTAATGTTTGAAGGCAGTCATCACTGACTGGGAAATGTACTGGGACTTTAAAATTTAAGGACAGACAGTGCTAACAACACTGAAACTTAATTGTGTCTGTTCCTTTGTGGAAGCTTTTGGTACTAACTAGTCTGGAATTCAGGAAGTTCTTTCAAAGTGGGATTCTGATTAATTCATGCCCTTCTGGATGAAACAAGAAAACCTGTTTCCATCATATTTCTTCTAAAGCCCTAAAGATCTATCCATGATGTCTTCACATACAGTATAAGGAAATAACTCCTCACCCAAGTGTATACACATACTTTACAAAAACATAAAGGAATATCTCTGAAGAAGGCAACATGGAGAATGACCTAAAAAGCTACAAGCTACATCCTATATTAGTTTCTCTAGTACTACAGttcagtatctcattaattcttTTTAAGTAAAGCCAGGCTTGGACTTTGCCTTAACCCAGCTGTGTTAGAAGCCTAAAGCTTTGCTTATTTGGCCGTAGACGTAGCTGGACTGACAGAAATGGAGACGAGAGACACGCTGGGGAAACAGCTTAGAGAGGAATCAATCAATCTGGCTGTAAATATTAAATTACTGGTCACAAATTATTGATCACATTTATTCAATAACAAGGCAAAGTGCTTGTACTAATAATTATATATGAATAAATCTGGTTTAGCTGATGCAAGGATAAAACAATGCATCTCAGTTTCAGAACATATTGTACCTGGTGCACAGTTTTTCATTCG encodes:
- the prr16 gene encoding protein Largen is translated as MSGTPHAEAEGVVSKVQVKKEIKTIVENLETILGDLKDVAKELKEVVHDIDTLTCDLQLEEDGLTDSSKTDTLNSSSSSTTTTTTASSLEKMKLFAEDCIFKPPASITPVPVNPPAVLTVLKKPHPPLPPPRQTPLRAEDHNIKNLPHPTLVLSGNLSKANGSLLRNGGVFPVKPNRDLFSSTPCFISGDSGIPESGLVPTLPRPMPLLRHDKNKCPKAPSREPRERVRFSEKVQYHGYCPDCDLQYDVDDTELHLQAELNDLRLSPVHCCSSSSPPPHALSHELMLENGCLPVSHSFPPTTNTTPPCVPPHPPSLKPQKTILRKSTTTTV